One part of the Anopheles merus strain MAF chromosome 3L, AmerM5.1, whole genome shotgun sequence genome encodes these proteins:
- the LOC121599458 gene encoding uncharacterized protein LOC121599458 isoform X1, with protein MLPVSINFSKFYNRLCLLVTVFITVSLARIRAENCGQEELAKCARPFQVIQSTTDLSIATKKEDLDKICPDLNNGLQCIRSYTRRCMTLEQRNRFNKLYNGTHQFVRDLCREGDYQREFLSHAPCLQKVRPDYEVCGRRYHHTVTLITQQSQQHEAHQHQHQHGHQHQAQEQTALEESREHQHERRHRNHRTASRTDEDDVRTVCCSFMEYLDCSESAARNTCGHDTASFTRGFLDKMSSTLIKMYCEDYYKSNKCPSMYSSSSSSSWSQLHSTTLLLVPTIISTISSWTSAWWSFRSDASLRLR; from the exons atgcTTCCAGTTTCCATCAATTTTAGCAAATTTTACAACAGATTATGTTTACTGGTCACAGTCTTTATAACCG TGAGTCTAGCGCGAATACGGGCCGAAAACTGCGGTCAGGAGGAGCTGGCCAAGTGTGCCCGCCCATTCCAAGTGATACAATCGACGACGGATCTGTCCATAGCGACGAAAAAGGAGGATCTGGATAAAATATGCCC TGATCTTAACAACGGTCTGCAGTGCATACGAAGCTACACGCGACGCTGTATGACCCTGGAGCAGCGGAACCGCTTCAACAAGCTGTACAACGGTACCCACCAGTTCGTGCGAGACCTCTGCCGGGAGGGTGACTACCAGCGCGAGTTCCTTTCACACGCACCCTGCCTACAGAAGGTGCGACCGGACTATGAAGTGTGCGGGCGGCGATACCATCACACCGTCACACTCATAACGCAACAGTCGCAACAGCACGAGGCCCACCAACATCAGCACCAGCACGGCCATCAGCACCAGGCGCAGGAACAGACGGCCCTGGAGGAGTCAAGGGAACATCAGCACGAACGGCGCCATCGGAACCATCGCACGGCAAGCCGCACGGATGAGGATGACGTGAGAACGGTTTGCTGTTCCTTTATGGAGTATCTCGACTGTTCGGAATCGGCCGCGAGGAATACGTGCGGCCATGATACGGCAAGTTTCACGCGCGGATTCTTGGACAAGATGTCGTCAACGTTAATAAAG ATGTACTGCGAAGACTactacaaatcaaacaaatgccCATCGATGTACTCATCGTCGTCTAGCAGTAGTTGGAGTCAATTACACAGCACAACTTTACTGCTAGTTCCCACGATCATCAGTACCATCAGCAGCTGGACATCTGCGTGGTGGTCATTTCGATCAGATGCTTCTTTACGGTTACGATAA
- the LOC121599458 gene encoding uncharacterized protein LOC121599458 isoform X2 has protein sequence MKEVSLARIRAENCGQEELAKCARPFQVIQSTTDLSIATKKEDLDKICPDLNNGLQCIRSYTRRCMTLEQRNRFNKLYNGTHQFVRDLCREGDYQREFLSHAPCLQKVRPDYEVCGRRYHHTVTLITQQSQQHEAHQHQHQHGHQHQAQEQTALEESREHQHERRHRNHRTASRTDEDDVRTVCCSFMEYLDCSESAARNTCGHDTASFTRGFLDKMSSTLIKMYCEDYYKSNKCPSMYSSSSSSSWSQLHSTTLLLVPTIISTISSWTSAWWSFRSDASLRLR, from the exons ATGAAGGAgg TGAGTCTAGCGCGAATACGGGCCGAAAACTGCGGTCAGGAGGAGCTGGCCAAGTGTGCCCGCCCATTCCAAGTGATACAATCGACGACGGATCTGTCCATAGCGACGAAAAAGGAGGATCTGGATAAAATATGCCC TGATCTTAACAACGGTCTGCAGTGCATACGAAGCTACACGCGACGCTGTATGACCCTGGAGCAGCGGAACCGCTTCAACAAGCTGTACAACGGTACCCACCAGTTCGTGCGAGACCTCTGCCGGGAGGGTGACTACCAGCGCGAGTTCCTTTCACACGCACCCTGCCTACAGAAGGTGCGACCGGACTATGAAGTGTGCGGGCGGCGATACCATCACACCGTCACACTCATAACGCAACAGTCGCAACAGCACGAGGCCCACCAACATCAGCACCAGCACGGCCATCAGCACCAGGCGCAGGAACAGACGGCCCTGGAGGAGTCAAGGGAACATCAGCACGAACGGCGCCATCGGAACCATCGCACGGCAAGCCGCACGGATGAGGATGACGTGAGAACGGTTTGCTGTTCCTTTATGGAGTATCTCGACTGTTCGGAATCGGCCGCGAGGAATACGTGCGGCCATGATACGGCAAGTTTCACGCGCGGATTCTTGGACAAGATGTCGTCAACGTTAATAAAG ATGTACTGCGAAGACTactacaaatcaaacaaatgccCATCGATGTACTCATCGTCGTCTAGCAGTAGTTGGAGTCAATTACACAGCACAACTTTACTGCTAGTTCCCACGATCATCAGTACCATCAGCAGCTGGACATCTGCGTGGTGGTCATTTCGATCAGATGCTTCTTTACGGTTACGATAA
- the LOC121599656 gene encoding ubiquinone biosynthesis O-methyltransferase-like has protein sequence MELHESVMQSNGVVIFRLVLAFFRFVLVKMFEKTSIAFLSLVEGLSMKGTAEDDVATFDQLSKRWWEPNGPMILLHRLNKLRVPMVVEGLIKVGKLDRKQRYTTDALKGLNILDVGCGGGIYAEALAKLHANVVGIDPARHLIEVAKAHAEAQSDIKDRCHYYEQSMEEHWQGAANKYDVVVLSETIEHVVDKSSLLKHVAEVLKPGGSVFISTWNKTSWSWLLAVVVLENIMKRLPKGSHDYDKFVSPEETEAILEAYGCRTIEQRPFYLKFWESEWVWVPFNQLTYALHAVKG, from the exons ATGGAGCTCCACGAATCAGTGATGCAATCTAATGGTGTCGTTATCTTCAGGCTTGTGCTAGCCTTCTTTCGCTTTGTGCTGGTAAAGATGTTCGAGAAAACTTCGATTGCTTTCCTCAGCCTGGTGGAGGGTTTGTCTATGAAAGGAACGGCCGAAGACGATGTAGCAACCTTCGATCAGCTTTCGAAGCGTTGGTGGGAACCGAACGGTCCCATGATTCTGCTACATCGGCTGAACAAGCTAAG AGTACCCATGGTTGTGGAAGGCCTCATCAAGGTGGGCAAACTCGATCGAAAGCAACGGTACACGACCGACGCATTGAAAGGGCTCAACATTCTGGACGTCGGTTGCGGTGGGGGCATCTACGCTGAGGCACTTGCAAAGCTGCACGCGAACGTGGTCGGCATCGATCCAGCACGCCACCTGATCGAGGTAGCGAAAGCGCACGCTGAGGCACAATCAGACATCAAGGACCGGTGCCACTATTACGAGCAATCAATGGAGGAACACTGGCAGGGTGCGGCTAACAAGTACGATGTGGTCGTGCTTTCGGAAACAATCGAGCACGTGGTAGACAAGAGTTCGTTGCTGAAACACGTTGCTGAAGTGCTGAAACCGGGTGGATCGGTATTCATCAGCACCTGGAACAAAACGAGCTGGTCCTGGCTGCTGGCGGTGGTAGTGCTGGAGAATATTATGAAGCGACTGCCAAAGGGTTCGCACGATTACGACAAATTTGTTTCGCCCGAGGAAACGGAGGCAATCTTGGAGGCGTACGGGTGCCGCACAATCGAGCAGAGACCGTTCTATCTGAAGTTTTGGGAAAGCGAATGGGTGTGGGTACCGTTCAATCAGCTAACATACGCATTGCATGCGGTTAAAGGATAG
- the LOC121599738 gene encoding nucleolar complex protein 2 homolog, with amino-acid sequence MKIKQSKKKEDFQNMSLDNFLDNMDADVGDDEPEAKPKSKLKSNGIEKAKYKQDAKDDKKKVKSVGKVKKVAASTAEPEEEVNGAEEKKSRKTKKVKSADAEQNEAMNGKVKKRKNLNSEAQRPELTGKEKKKKRKLAEPEEADGSDHDTAGSNANSVLKKKTKKVKKVAEQAEMNGNKKKAKTESQPVQLNGKESKKTKGKQAAAEKSDKELTKSSMKQVEKEHKEALARLETTDPELFAFLKKNDEKLLKFGQLGGSDSEFSDSENEAEDEEGAVHELPDKLDVASDESDFDPNEDEDEQGPGEGDDEDEDGEEEEKAADDDDGTPGKRVTFKMLKAWTNDLTTLPVKHVHGIRNICKAFNSALYTVTGDKSVIPPYRVEGSAMFNGIVQTCVLYLGPALRSYLALTEKRQFKDLKNDFRFKKVRASIKTYLIDLTNLLENVSSSHIMSVLLKHLHEFSSILICYQNLTKPILKRLIGIWSTAEEETIRVLAFMCILKITHAQQSFFLSNVLKVMYLAYVKNSKFVSPNTLPNINFMRRSLAEMFLLNFNVSYQHMFLYIRQLAIHLRNAVILQKKESLQYVYNWQYINSLKLWGDVLGSAHAHGGALEPLIYPFVSITIGVMKLIPSAQYFPLRFHCCRTLIQLNAKTNIYIPVLPFLVEVLRSHSFNEDHKKLSMRPVNLTCLLRFSPANIQENAFKDAVIDQIYELVLEFAANESASIGFPEIVLPIILQLRQYAKTTKQYKYSRKMKQLSDKLMENYEFMEKRRRKMDIPLKETDRIRAWEEMVRAEGTPLAKFYATIAKETEAVKRRHATDSEKISDYKLPTLKKVVKKTPTKKDGPVTLFPSDDEDEDDDDDDEDGLEDMEDDTDGDESMSDMEEGSDDEEMMGSDDDEDDDEEEEEEEEEEEEEVVPKKSNKKKLVKEQKKPNKKIVENYPLEDGTDADQVDILKDLKLDDWDD; translated from the coding sequence ATGAAGATCAAACAgtcaaagaaaaaggaagactTCCAGAACATGTCCCTGGACAACTTCTTGGACAACATGGATGCAGACGTTGGAGACGATGAGCCAGAGGCCAAACCGAAGAGTAAACTTAAATCTAATGGCATAGAAAAGGCCAAATACAAACAGGATGCAAAGGACGACAAAAAGAAGGTGAAATCTGTAGGGAAAGTAAAGAAAGTTGCTGCAAGCACTGCGGAACCGGAGGAAGAAGTGAATGGAGCTGAAGAGAAAAAGTCTAGGAAGACGAAAAAGGTCAAGTCGGCCGATGCCGAGCAAAATGAGGCAATGAACGGCAAagtgaagaaaaggaaaaatttGAACTCCGAAGCACAGCGACCAGAGCTGActggaaaagagaagaaaaagaaacgcaaACTGGCCGAGCCAGAAGAAGCGGACGGTTCCGACCACGATACTGCCGGCTCGAATGCGAACAGCGtattgaagaagaaaacgaagaaAGTCAAGAAGGTCGCTGAGCAGGCTGAGATGAATggcaacaagaaaaaagctAAAACCGAGTCACAACCCGTCCAGCTTAACGGCAAGGAGTCGAAGAAAACGAAGGGTAAGCAGGCCGCCGCCGAAAAATCCGACAAAGAGTTGACAAAGTCGAGCATGAAACAGGTGGAAAAGGAGCATAAAGAAGCGCTGGCCAGATTGGAAACGACCGATCCGGAACTGTTTGCCTTTTTGAAGAAGAATGACGAAAAACTGCTGAAATTCGGCCAGCTGGGCGGAAGCGATTCGGAATTCTCCGACTCGGAGAATGAGGCTGAAGACGAGGAGGGAGCTGTGCACGAGTTGCCAGACAAGCTGGACGTTGCTAGTGACGAGAGCGACTTTGATCCCAATGAGGATGAAGACGAGCAAGGTCCCGGTGAGGGGgacgatgaagatgaagacggtgaggaagaggagaaagccgccgacgatgacgatggcacGCCGGGCAAGAGGGTTACGTTTAAAATGCTGAAAGCATGGACCAACGATCTGACAACGCTGCCAGTAAAGCACGTTCATGGTATCCGCAACATTTGCAAAGCTTTCAATTCGGCCCTGtacaccgtgacgggagataAGAGCGTTATCCCGCCGTATCGCGTTGAAGGTTCGGCTATGTTTAACGGTATCGTACAAACGTGCGTTCTGTACCTTGGACCGGCCCTTCGGAGCTATCTGGCATTGACCGAGAAGCGACAGTTTAAGGATCTGAAGAATGATTTCCGGTTCAAGAAGGTGAGGGCAAGCATAAAGACATATCTGATCGATCTGACCAACCTGCTCGAGAACGTCTCTTCGTCGCACATCATGTCCGTACTGCTGAAACACTTGCACGAGTTTTCATCGATTCTGATCTGCTACCAGAACCTAACGAAACCCATTCTGAAGCGTCTGATCGGTATCTGGAGTACGGCGGAGGAAGAAACCATCCGTGTGTTGGCGTTCATGTGTATCTTGAAGATCACGCACGCGCAACAATCCTTCTTCCTAAGCAACGTGCTGAAGGTGATGTATCTGGCGTACGTAAAGAACAGCAAGTTTGTGTCGCCCAACACGCTGCCCAACATCAACTTTATGCGCCGCTCGCTGGCGGAAATGTTCTTGCTCAACTTCAACGTCTCCTACCAGCACATGTTTCTGTACATCCGCCAGCTAGCCATTCACCTGCGCAATGCAGTAATTTTGCAGAAGAAGGAAAGCCTTCAGTACGTCTACAACTGGCAGTACATCAACTCGCTGAAACTGTGGGGCGACGTGCTCGGATCGGCCCATGCGCATGGGGGAGCCCTTGAACCACTAATCTATCCGTTCGTTTCCATCACGATCGGTGTAATGAAGTTGATACCGTCGGCCCAATACTTCCCGCTGCGCTTCCACTGCTGTCGCACGTTGATACAGCTGAATGCGAAAACGAACATCTACATACCGGTACTCCCATTCCTGGTGGAGGTGCTTCGTTCCCATAGCTTCAACGAGGACCACAAAAAGCTGTCTATGCGACCGGTAAATCTGACCTGCTTGTTACGATTTTCCCCGGCAAACATTCAGGAGAACGCTTTCAAAGATGCCGTCATCGACCAGATCTACGAACTGGTGCTAGAGTTTGCGGCAAACGAGTCCGCCTCGATCGGCTTTCCGGAGATCGTTCTGCCGATCATACTGCAGCTACGCCAGTACGCAAAAACGACCAAGCAGTACAAGTACTCGCGCAAGATGAAGCAGCTGAGTGACAAGCTGATGGAGAATTACGAGTTTATGGAAAAGCGGCGCCGCAAGATGGACATACCATTGAAGGAAACGGACCGTATCCGGGCCTGGGAGGAAATGGTCCGTGCGGAGGGAACGCCGCTGGCAAAGTTCTACGCTACGATCGCGAAGGAGACCGAAGCGGTGAAACGACGCCATGCTACGGATTCGGAAAAGATCAGCGATTACAAGCTGCCAACGTTGAAGAAGGTGGTGAAAAAGACACCAACGAAGAAGGATGGCCCGGTGACGCTATTCCCATCGGACGACGAAgacgaggatgatgatgatgatgatgaggacgGACTCGAGGACATGGAGGATGATACGGACGGTGATGAATCGATGTCCGACATGGAGGAGGGCAGTGATGACGAGGAGATGATGGGTTCAGATgacgatgaggatgatgatgaggaagaggaagaggaagaggaagaggaagaggaagaggtgGTGCCTAAAAAGAGCAACAAGAAGAAATTAGTGAAGGAGCAAAAGAAACCCAACAAAAAGATCGTCGAGAATTATCCTTTGGAGGATGGTACGGATGCGGATCAAGTCGATATATTGAAAGATTTGAAGTTAGATGATTGGGATGATTGA